A single window of Streptomyces aquilus DNA harbors:
- a CDS encoding ribonucleoside-diphosphate reductase subunit alpha: protein MTIAPADPASAVQAENDGPGTALLRTLTELTADLPDADPGRVAAAALRGRSGRADSDGGVELRELATEAAAGLISEDPAYSRLAARLLTISIAAEAASQGVTSFTESVEVGHREGLIADRTAEFVRVHAARLDALIDPAADDRFGYFGLRTLHSRYLLRHPITRQVIETPQHFMLRVAAGLAEDDTTRALDEVAALYGLMSRLDYLPSSPTLFNSGTRHPQMSSCYLLDSPLDELDSIYDRYHQVARLSKHAGGIGLSYSRIRSRGSLIRGTNGHSNGIVPFLKTLDASVAAVNQGGRRKGAAAVYLETWHSDIEEFLELRDNTGEDARRTHNLNLAHWIPDEFMRRVNADAEWSLFSPADVPELVDLWGEEFDAAYRKAEAAGLAKKTIPARDLYGRMMRTLAQTGNGWMTFKDAANRTANQTALPGHVVHSSNLCTEILEVTDDGETAVCNLGSVNLGAFVVDGDIDWERLDATVRTAVTFLDRVVDINFYPTEQAGRSNAKWRPVGLGAMGLQDVFFKLRLPFDSPQARELSTRIAERIMLAAYEASADLAERNGPLPAWEKTRTAQGVLHPDHYDVELTWPERWEALRARVAAVGMRNSLLLAIAPTATIASIAGVYECIEPQVSNLFKRETLSGEFLQVNSYLVAELKKLGVWDAQTREALRESNGSVQGFTWVPQDVRDLYRTAWEIPQRGLIDMAAARTPFLDQSQSLNLFLETPTIGKLSSMYAYAWKQGLKTTYYLRSRPATRIARAAQATVPVQQAADPEAVACSLENPESCEACQ, encoded by the coding sequence GTGACCATCGCGCCAGCAGATCCGGCTTCAGCGGTCCAGGCGGAGAACGACGGTCCCGGTACCGCCCTGTTGCGGACCCTGACCGAGCTGACCGCCGACCTGCCCGACGCCGACCCCGGACGGGTCGCCGCCGCCGCGCTGCGCGGCCGCTCGGGCCGGGCGGACTCCGATGGCGGCGTGGAGCTGCGCGAGCTGGCGACGGAGGCCGCCGCCGGACTCATCTCCGAGGACCCCGCCTACTCCCGGCTGGCCGCCCGGCTGCTGACCATCAGCATCGCCGCCGAGGCCGCCTCCCAGGGCGTCACGTCCTTCACCGAGTCGGTCGAGGTCGGCCACCGCGAGGGCCTGATCGCCGACCGCACCGCGGAGTTCGTACGGGTGCACGCCGCACGGCTCGACGCCCTGATCGACCCGGCCGCCGACGACCGCTTCGGCTACTTCGGCCTGCGTACGCTCCACAGCCGCTACCTCCTCCGGCACCCGATCACCCGCCAGGTCATCGAGACGCCCCAGCACTTCATGCTGCGCGTCGCCGCCGGCCTCGCCGAGGACGACACGACCCGTGCCCTGGACGAAGTCGCCGCGCTCTACGGGCTCATGAGCCGCCTCGACTACCTGCCGTCCTCCCCCACGCTGTTCAACTCCGGCACCCGGCACCCCCAGATGTCGTCCTGCTACCTCCTCGACTCCCCGCTGGACGAGCTGGACTCCATCTACGACCGCTACCACCAGGTCGCCCGGCTCTCCAAGCACGCCGGCGGCATCGGCCTGTCGTACTCCCGTATCCGCAGCCGCGGTTCGCTGATCCGGGGCACCAACGGGCACTCCAACGGCATCGTGCCGTTCCTGAAGACGCTGGACGCCTCGGTGGCCGCCGTGAACCAGGGCGGCCGGCGCAAGGGAGCCGCGGCCGTCTACCTGGAGACCTGGCACTCCGACATCGAGGAGTTCCTGGAGCTGCGCGACAACACCGGTGAGGACGCCCGGCGTACGCACAACCTGAACCTCGCGCACTGGATCCCGGACGAGTTCATGCGCCGCGTGAACGCCGACGCCGAGTGGTCGCTGTTCTCCCCGGCGGACGTGCCCGAGCTGGTCGACCTGTGGGGCGAGGAGTTCGACGCCGCGTACCGCAAGGCGGAGGCGGCCGGTCTCGCCAAGAAGACGATCCCGGCGCGTGACCTGTACGGCCGCATGATGCGCACCCTCGCGCAGACCGGCAACGGCTGGATGACCTTCAAGGACGCCGCCAACCGCACCGCCAACCAGACGGCGCTGCCCGGCCATGTCGTCCACTCCTCCAACCTCTGCACGGAGATCCTGGAGGTCACGGACGACGGCGAGACGGCCGTCTGCAACCTGGGGTCGGTGAACCTGGGCGCGTTCGTGGTCGACGGGGACATCGACTGGGAGCGGCTGGACGCCACCGTCCGCACCGCCGTCACCTTCCTCGACCGCGTGGTGGACATCAACTTCTACCCGACCGAGCAGGCGGGCCGTTCCAACGCCAAGTGGCGTCCGGTGGGCCTGGGCGCGATGGGCCTCCAGGACGTCTTCTTCAAGCTGCGGCTGCCGTTCGACTCGCCGCAGGCCCGTGAGCTGTCCACGCGCATCGCCGAGCGCATCATGCTCGCCGCGTACGAGGCCTCCGCCGACCTCGCCGAGCGCAACGGCCCGCTCCCGGCGTGGGAGAAGACCCGTACCGCGCAGGGCGTGCTGCACCCCGACCACTACGACGTCGAGCTCACCTGGCCGGAGCGCTGGGAGGCGTTGCGGGCCCGGGTCGCCGCGGTCGGCATGCGCAACAGCCTGCTGCTGGCCATCGCGCCCACCGCCACCATCGCCTCGATCGCGGGCGTCTACGAGTGCATCGAGCCGCAGGTCTCCAACCTCTTCAAGCGCGAGACCCTGTCCGGCGAGTTCCTCCAGGTCAACTCCTACCTGGTGGCCGAGCTGAAGAAGCTCGGCGTGTGGGACGCGCAGACCCGGGAGGCGCTGCGCGAGTCCAACGGCTCGGTGCAGGGCTTCACCTGGGTGCCCCAGGACGTCCGCGACCTGTACCGCACGGCGTGGGAGATCCCGCAGCGCGGCCTGATCGACATGGCCGCCGCCCGTACCCCGTTCCTGGACCAGTCCCAGTCCCTGAACCTGTTCCTGGAGACGCCGACCATCGGCAAGCTCTCCTCGATGTACGCGTACGCCTGGAAGCAGGGCCTGAAGACGACGTACTACCTGCGCTCGCGCCCGGCGACGAGGATCGCCCGCGCGGCACAGGCCACTGTCCCCGTACAGCAGGCCGCCGACCCCGAGGCCGTCGCCTGCTCCCTTGAGAACCCCGAGTCCTGCGAGGCCTGCCAGTAA
- a CDS encoding GNAT family N-acetyltransferase, which produces MDILIRPAEPTEYDELGEITAQAYIQDGLLAFGESDWYLGELRDVAKRAAAAEVLVAAQDGHLLGTVTYVASTGGAMAELSRPGESEIRMLAVAPEARGRGAGQALVQACVDRARAAGDIGMVLSTQPVMRAAHRIYERLGFVRAPHRDWQPIPGVEFTLLTYELTL; this is translated from the coding sequence ATGGACATACTGATCCGGCCGGCAGAACCTACCGAATACGACGAACTCGGCGAGATCACCGCCCAGGCCTACATCCAGGACGGCCTCCTCGCCTTCGGCGAGAGCGACTGGTACCTCGGCGAACTGAGAGACGTCGCCAAACGGGCAGCCGCGGCCGAGGTGCTCGTCGCCGCCCAGGACGGCCACCTCCTGGGCACCGTCACCTACGTCGCCTCGACCGGCGGCGCCATGGCCGAGCTCTCCCGCCCCGGCGAATCGGAGATCCGCATGCTGGCCGTGGCCCCGGAGGCCCGCGGAAGAGGCGCCGGACAAGCCCTCGTACAGGCCTGTGTCGACCGCGCCAGGGCTGCCGGTGACATCGGCATGGTCCTGTCGACCCAGCCCGTCATGCGCGCCGCCCACCGCATCTACGAGCGCCTCGGCTTCGTCCGCGCCCCGCACCGCGACTGGCAGCCGATTCCGGGCGTGGAGTTCACGCTTCTCACCTATGAGTTGACGCTCTGA